The Natranaerovirga hydrolytica genome contains the following window.
TGGACGAATACAAGGAAGAATTAGAAGGCACCATATATGTCTTGGATCATAATGAATATGTATATGAACTGGTAAATAGTTGGATGGAAAATAAAGGCATAGAGTATCACATTATTAGTCTTAGTGTAGATGAATTAGATGATGTAATAGAAAATTATACAAGCGAAAAGAAATGGTTTGTATTTGCTGGATGGTCTCCACATTATCTACTTGGAAAATATGATTTAAGAGACATAGAAGGAGAGGAATTTTTCTATCCTCAGCAAAATCATTCTTTTGTTAGAAAAAATTATCCCAATGAAGATATAATAGAAATTATTAAGGAATTTTATTTAGAAACATGGGAAATGAATGAATTGTTAACAATGCTAGTAAGTTCTAATCCTGATGAATATGAGATGAATGTTAAAGGTTGGATAAAAAATAATCCGGATTTTAGCAATAGGGTAAAAAAATAAGAACCTTCAATTGACAAGTGGATAGTGTTAATGTAAACTGTCATTAGTAAATACTTTCATCGATAACCTATGTAGCTGGCAGGTTTTGAGCTACATAGGGTAGGTTAATATGAAAATGTAATGGTGATACGAGTTATTTAGATGTTTGCAAAAAATGATTACATTAGCGCATTGAATCTAGTATGGTAGTATGGCAGAGAGGAGATAAAAACAATGAAATGGGATATAACAGAGTCAATGGAAAATAAATCTGTAAGTGAATATGTCTATGAAGTAATAAAGAATAATATTGTCAGTTTCAATGTTAAGCCAGGAGAAAGAATAAGTGAGAATGAAATTTCGGAACGACTTGACGTTAGTAGAACCCCTGTTAGGGAAACTTTTATAAAATTAGCTCAAGAAGACTTGGTTTATGTATTGCCACAAAGAGGTACCTATGTATCTTATATTGATTTAGATCAAGTTGAAGAGGCTAGGTTTATTAGAGAAAGCTTAGAGAAATCAGTAATTGAACTAGCAACACAGACGTTTAGTGAAACAGGAATAATGCTTTTAGAGCAAAACTTAGAAAAACAAAGAAATAAAATTAAGAACAAAGCTTATGGAGGATTTTTAGAGTTAGATGAAGAGTTTCATCGATTGATTTTTAAAGAATGTAAAAAAGAAAGAACTTGGTCGGTTATACAACAAGTAAATAGTCAGTACAAAAGGGTTAGGGTATTAAGTTTTATTGCCAATATTAACTGGGAACAAACCATTGACCAACATAAAAATATTATAAAAGCGATCAAAAACAAAGATAACAACTTGGCACAAAAAGTTATGAAAGAACATTTGAATAAATTAATTATAGAAAAAATCGAGTTAAAAAAACAATATCCTGAGTA
Protein-coding sequences here:
- a CDS encoding GntR family transcriptional regulator, translated to MKWDITESMENKSVSEYVYEVIKNNIVSFNVKPGERISENEISERLDVSRTPVRETFIKLAQEDLVYVLPQRGTYVSYIDLDQVEEARFIRESLEKSVIELATQTFSETGIMLLEQNLEKQRNKIKNKAYGGFLELDEEFHRLIFKECKKERTWSVIQQVNSQYKRVRVLSFIANINWEQTIDQHKNIIKAIKNKDNNLAQKVMKEHLNKLIIEKIELKKQYPEYFK
- a CDS encoding glycine betaine ABC transporter substrate-binding protein; the encoded protein is MKKIITIVFILSLIVGCTSDHTKNQNEIIDNEKDVVIGYESYPSSMAQTYLLKTVLEDEGYTVGLKKTSSEEKYLKMQEGDVDIALGCWLPDIDAMALKSYEEDVKNLRVNYHSSKINLFAPKYSYISYIDDLDEYKEELEGTIYVLDHNEYVYELVNSWMENKGIEYHIISLSVDELDDVIENYTSEKKWFVFAGWSPHYLLGKYDLRDIEGEEFFYPQQNHSFVRKNYPNEDIIEIIKEFYLETWEMNELLTMLVSSNPDEYEMNVKGWIKNNPDFSNRVKK